CTCAAGCGCCTGAGCCCGATCATCCTGTCGTTCGTCTTCATTATTTTCCCGGTGTTCGCCGTGATCATCGGCGCCTGGTACGAAGGCCTGGAATTGTCCCGGGACCTGATGCTGTACTCGGCGATCCTGCTGGCCGGCTTTGCCATCACCAAGTTACCGATCGAAAAGTTGCTGGCAAAAGCCAATTGACCCTTTACCCACCACGCGAGAGAAACATGGACGTCCTCCGCCAAACCGCCCTGGAACAGATCTACGCCCACGCCAGCAGCACTTACCCCGAAGAGTGCTGCGGCTTTGTCTTCGCAGACGGCAGCGTCTACCTGGGCAGCAATATCCAGAACGAGTTGCATCGCAAGAACCCCGAGGCCTACCCCCGCAGCGCGGCCAACGGCTACACCTTCTCGGTGACCGACACGCTGCTGATGAACAAGGCCTTTCGCACCGACAACCCGGTGGTGGTGATCTACCACTCCCACCCCGATGTCGGTGCCTACTTCAGCGACGAGGATCAGGACAAGGCCCTGTACATGGGCGAACCGATCTACCCCGTCAGTTACCTGGTGGTGGATGTCCGCCAGGGCAAGGCCCTTGGGTCGAAGCTGTTTGCCTGGGATGGCACGCACTTCGCCCTCAACCCCTTCAACGACCTGCAAACGGAGTTGTACATGAACGCTGTCTCTTTCCCCGACATCCTGGTCCGCGTGGCCAAGTTGCCAGAATCGACCCTCCAGGGTGCCGGATCGACATTGCGCGAAGTCATTGAAGACACCTGTACCCGCCACCCCCAACTGCGGGCTCACCTGTTCCACGAAAACAACGGCCAGCTCAAGGAGCATTTCCTGTTCACCGCAGGGGAAGAACTGATCGGCCCCGACGAGCCACTGCCCGCAAAGGCCAGGATCGAAGTGCTGCTGGCCACCTCCGGCGGCATGGACATCGAGTCGTTGAGCAACGAGGAAGTGCAGCGCTATGTGCGCCATATCACTCTGCCCGGGGTTGGCCGCGAAGGGCAACTGAACCTGAAGAAGGCCAAGGTGCTGATCATCGGCACTGGTGGCCTGGGCTCGCCCATCAGCCTGTACCTGGCCGCCGCCGGCATTGGCACCCTGGGGCTGGTGGACTTCGACGTGGTGGAAAGCAGCAACCTGCAACGCCAGGTCGTGCACGGCAACAGCACCCTGGGCCTGCCCAAGGTCGAGTCCGCCAAGCGCCGGCTGCAGGACCTCAACGCGCATATCCAAATCAACACCTACGACACCGCACTAAACGCCGACAATGCCCTGGAACTGGTCGGTGCCTACGACCTGGTGATCGACGGCACCGACAACTTCGAGACCCGCTACCTGGTCAACGACGCCTGCGTACAGCTCGGCAAGCCGCTGGTGTATGGCGCGATCTACCGTTTCGACGGTCAGATCAGCGTGTTCAATTATCAAGGCGGGCCCTGCTACCGCTGCCTGTACCCCCACGCGCCACCCACGGAGCTGGCACCCAATTGCAGCGCCGGCGGCGTCATCGGCGTACTGCCCGGCGTAGTCGGGATGATCCAGGCTACCGAGGCCATCAAGCTGTTGATCGGCCTGGGCGAATCCTTGTCCGGCCGGTTGATGCGCTTTGATGCCCTGGCCATGAAGTTCAGTGAAATCCGTTTCAAGCGCCGC
The Pseudomonas hygromyciniae genome window above contains:
- the moeB gene encoding molybdopterin-synthase adenylyltransferase MoeB — translated: MDVLRQTALEQIYAHASSTYPEECCGFVFADGSVYLGSNIQNELHRKNPEAYPRSAANGYTFSVTDTLLMNKAFRTDNPVVVIYHSHPDVGAYFSDEDQDKALYMGEPIYPVSYLVVDVRQGKALGSKLFAWDGTHFALNPFNDLQTELYMNAVSFPDILVRVAKLPESTLQGAGSTLREVIEDTCTRHPQLRAHLFHENNGQLKEHFLFTAGEELIGPDEPLPAKARIEVLLATSGGMDIESLSNEEVQRYVRHITLPGVGREGQLNLKKAKVLIIGTGGLGSPISLYLAAAGIGTLGLVDFDVVESSNLQRQVVHGNSTLGLPKVESAKRRLQDLNAHIQINTYDTALNADNALELVGAYDLVIDGTDNFETRYLVNDACVQLGKPLVYGAIYRFDGQISVFNYQGGPCYRCLYPHAPPTELAPNCSAGGVIGVLPGVVGMIQATEAIKLLIGLGESLSGRLMRFDALAMKFSEIRFKRRADCPCCSELREEHQPAAAVCADTVRAPSLAAEHYIKPQVLKQLLEQRSSADILLDVRDASELEVCQLPGVVHIPLAQLDEQLDSLSRENTHYLICYAGTRAEQAASTLLAAGFANTRVLQGGMKHWVRDVEPDMPLY